The DNA segment AATTACTGTCACGACCCTCTTTGTGCAACCCCGAATAAACGACGACCAAATCCCGAGTTAAGATTTTGCAACTTAAATCAAGTTACCAACTTCAGCCCCGAGAATTACCGAGACCCGTATTTTTTGTAATTAATGGCGTCGGGCGACAGTACCCTACCACCATAAGGGACGGCTGTTAATCCCCTAGCTAGCTCCTTTAAGGGGCACAGAAGTAACTCAAACACCCCGAGAGCACAGACTATCTTGTTATCAAAGCAGTACCCCCAGGGTTGCGACATTGCACGCAATGCGAGGCATTATTTGCCTCCACACAGCGTTATCGCTGTTTACCAGATTTGGCTATTGTGCACAGCTTCCCTTGCAGTAAATCTCGTGGTGTCAAGGTCGCGCGTGTACAAAGACTTATTTCCGTTTCATTTAGACCCGCGTGTAACTCGGAGCATCGTCCTCTCCTTCCTGAATGCTTACTTGGGCATTTCATGAGACAAAGCATTCGTCATCGCTCGTCTCTTTCCGTAAATTGTTAACCTGCCGTTGGGTTGttccggaatgacacgagttgTCACGATCGAGTTTGATGATTACAGTATATTGTGTAATGGTGACAGACTTAGTTTAATAATGTTAATATAGAGACAGTAAAAGAACAGACTGTTGTAATATTAAACAAAGAATAGGGGAGGTTCATTTTCCGCTGCATTGTTATACTTGACACTTAGAGAGTGTTTTGGCAGCCTTTTTAGAAGTAAAGGGTTCGCGCCAGACAGCTGGCCTGAGTTCGATTCCTTACGTGGTCGTAATGTTAAAAAGAGGTATTAAGTTCTCCGTGTTTTACTTGTCTTCGGTTTGTACCAAATCAttgtatttgttatatttttctattaaagaaaactatttctgtttattcagggaaagaaacctttcaaaatttccCAATTAGACCACAAGACCAGTGAGTGAACAGTACTTAGTATTCCTGTCAGTATTTCACTGGTTCAAATAATATTCATCGATTTACAACAAAACTATCAATACAGAACAATGTGACCACCAGGGCCAGTGCAAAGGTATCATTTAGTGGTTCTGATTCTGTTTTCCTAGCCGGGGACCTCAGGGCCAGTGTAAATTTCGCAAACTGTTTATTTTGTGGTTTTCTCACCTGACGcccagcaatgttccaggtATATAAGCGAGGTTTGTCGTTATCGTAGACTAACATTTACAAATTACTAATTTTAAAGTCGGATTAAATGAAATTAAAGTAAATGACGTAATATCAGCACTTGCTTCGTGTACGGTTTTTTGTGTTACTGATAGGGCTCATTAGGAGACATTACCGTTTTCTGTCTCCCTGTATTTTCCCCTCTGCCCAGAACCTTCCACTATGCGTTTTACGCCTCACTAAGCATATATGGCTTCTGTCAGTAAATAAAGCATCAATTTAagcgggggcggtggggtagccaagtggttaaagcgttcgctcgtcacgccggagacccgagttcgattccccacgtgggtacaatgtgtgaagcccattttctggtgtcccccgccgtgatattgctgggatattgctaaaagcggcgtagaactaaactcactctctctcactcaatttacgaaactgggatacgatgacgtgtcatccaagcaagcctggccacccagtccagctagtcgcctcttacaagcatggttactgaagatcaattcagaTTTGAAACCTAAATGAACCGTAgtgtgtgagttttgttttacaccgcaatattccagatatatggcggcggtctgtaaataatcgagtctggaccagacaatccagtgagcaacaccgtgagcatcgatctgtggaattcggaaccgatgacatgtctcaaccaagttagcgagccggACCACCCAATCTAATtaatgggttactggagattcTATGACCCTAAATGAAGCCTGAAGTCCTAAGTGAAGTTTTACTAGGGTTCTCCCAtttcactggggctccttttaaGTTTTTAAGGAGTTGTTTACTTCTATAGAAATtgcatatattcagagacaaagcgtTACTCTACTGTGGCTGTTGAACTCCATCCGAACTTAGAGTACGCCATCGTTATTCGTGCATTATGTTACCCTATATCATTTCAAAGTTTACCGCCACACGCATATCGAGTCACAGAAACTTGCGTAATCTGAAAACCAGAGCTCTAAGGGGTCAGACGTCTGTGTTTACACACCACCCCCACCTATCAAAACCGTATCCCACGAAGCCTCCTGCGTTCATCTCCCCCCTCGCCAAACCCCGGGATTGCACCACGCAACTTCAATATTATTTGTCATTTTGTCAAGCTGTATTTCAATGATAACGATTCAGGCAGGCTCCTTTTGGACGAATCTTCCAACCTACCCTTGACATTCTCTCACCTGACACACCCAAGCAGCGTCGATATGCACCTGCAGGTTAACCCCGACTAGCCCCCTACCCGGATCACCGAGAACAGTCGGGTAGATTTAGGAAAACAGGGTACAGTATCCTATGATATCGACTTCGCTTGACATCTGGGAATGTTTAGCAAATTTGTCTTCCCTCGCACGGTGAAATGTTCACCTTGAGGTCGGCATCATTCTTTTAAATACGCGAACTCTATTTTTTTCTTGCTAATCCCGAAAGCGAACGACTGAAATATTATTTATCAAACCCTTGATCACTTGAATCCCATGTGAATTTGACAAATGGATTTTGCGAGTTTGATACTTTGGCAACAGCTGTCAGTGATGTGGCAAGTCTGAACAATACATGCAGATGTTCAATCGCAACTGCTGGGAGTCCTTGTTGGTAGCTAATACTAGTTACCACGAGTGAGTCAGTTGCATTTAACTCCCCTTTGAACAGTACTTAGTACCTGCGGCAGTTTGAGGTGGGGAGATCGGAGCCACGCAAGTCTCTTAGTCTCTTTagtgaatgaatttatttttgcgCTCAACAATATCTCAGGTATACCTCTGAGTTTGAGGTATTCATGCCTAACTGCGCATCTCATCTCAGTTAGCTTGGGCTTTATAAACCAACTTAAGTAAACTAACTGCTAGTACCAGCAGCCATGCATACACATGCAAGCCCGTCATCATTTGAAAGAAATAATCTGAACCGCGACGTACACtacatttcacctcacctcaccactcaccacaccacacctcacctcacctcacctcacaccACACCTCATCTCACCACGCCttgcctcacctcacctcaccacacCTCATCTCACCACGCCTAGCCTCATCTCAccacacctcacctcacctcacaccACACCTCATCTCACCACGCCtttcctcacctcacctcaccacgCCTCGCCTCATCTCACCACGCCTCACCTCACTTCACCACACCTCACCTCACACCACACCTCATCTCACCACGCCttgcctcacctcacctcacctcatctcaACACGCCTCGCCTCATCTCACCACGCCTCGCCTCACCtcaccacaccacacctcaCCTCACACCACACCTCATCTCACCACGCCttgcctcacctcacctcacctcatctcaACACGCCTCGCCTCATCTCACCacgcctcacctcacctcaccacacctcatctcacctcaccacgcctcgcctcacctcacctcacctcacctcacaagTATTGGAGCATTCTTGTTCCGATCAAGGGTCGTATCTACAAACAACACAACTTATTACACACGTTCGTTGGGTCAGAAATTATTCCAAATGTCAAAAGCATTTTTTTCGTTTTGCATAGGTTGGGGGACGGAGTATTCTGTCGACCATGAACATTAAAAACGTTTTCAAGAGACTCTGTTACtgtttatataaaatattgatGCATAATTTAAAATAATCTGGTTATAAAGtattgaaatatattgtttacatttccaAAACAAGTAATTACAGAAACCTCTCGAAACCTCTGAAAGATCTCGGTCGATGAAGGAAGGGAGGTAACACGGAATTTGATTCGTTCCCAGTGCCCCTTTACTCGATTGGCACGCGACCTACTTTCTTTCTGTTCGAGATTAATGGACCAGcttcatatttatttatttatttatttatttatttatttatttatttatttatttatttatttatttatttatttatttatttatttatttatttatttatttatttatttatttatttatttatttatttatttatttatttatttatttgctaGTATGTCGTCGTGTCGGGACAGAGTGGCTCGTCGCTGAGACATTCAATAACCAAGCTTCCCTGTCTCGATTCAACTCCGCGCGGTaataaacaacattcactctcGTAACCAACAGCCTCGACCTTCCACCCTGACCCCAATCAGTCGCTAGTTACCATACAGGGAAAGAGGAAGTTTGTCCAAATCTTTTTTGATACGTTGTCATGTTTATAGAGATATCTGTGTCTTTGTTTAAAATGTCCACCAGTCTCAGTAAGATCCTTGTTTTTCCTTCGTGTAGACAGAGGGACGAGTGGGGACATTCTAATGTAGTTATCACTGAATGTATTTCCTCGTGACTTTGTCGAAATCCCTAAACTTCCTGATGTGGAAATGGTTTGAACAGTATTTTCTTTGTGAGACACGACCCCTTGTGGCTGACAACGTCCCCATTAGCTTTCTCCAGGCACCCAGACTTCCTTGTTTACCCACTTCTAATCAAAGATCAAAGAAATAGTTTATTTTCCTGACAATGGCATATATGAATTGTTGATAATCCATTCTTATTCCCCCTTTTATAAGATGTAACTAAAactacatatatttatcataatgTTTTGTACTTATTACTCTCAATCATATTGTCAGAAGATATTATCACAACAATACTACAACGTTTTAGTGGAGCTAGAAAATAATCTGAATTAAAAGGAagatatatttttctgaaatttgGTCCAATTACAAATGAACCACGCTGCGTGGAGAAACTTTTCTTCCTGAAGAGAACATATTGACTTACTTGTGGAGATGAACTTTGTTTATCCTTAACGTTGCTCTCATCTGATTTCTTCCTTACGTTAATGTTCGTTTCTTTCGTTGCAGTTGAGGACTTTAATGAGTTGCACTTCTCGCCTGACTGACGTGAGCTGTCCACAAGGATACGCCATGTTTGCCAACACCACGCTGTCATCTAGCCCGGATGAGAACGGCTGCTGCTATTGGTCCAGCTTCGACCTGACGTCATTTGCCAAAGGTCAACGTCTGAAGGCATACGTTGGCCTTCTGAACGGCAAAGGACCTCGGAGTGGGGACCACACCGTCATTAAAATCTTTCGGGATGAAGCCGGGACGGAAGCAATGTGCAATACTGAAATCAAGAAATCCAAAACAGCGCAGTGGTTTGCAGTGCCATTCTCGGGCATGATCTGTCAAGAGTCCCCAATTCACTTTACTAGTCTCCTGAAGGCATGCATGGATGATGTATGCCTAATGAAGAACGCCTTGTCCAGCGGCAGGAAGCTATGTAAGCAGGAATGGGTTTTGATCGAGGAGAAAATTGGCAAGAACTTTCAAAACTTCGTTAGCCATTCCGGAAAAGCCAATCCGACAACTGCTACCAGAATCCTTGAAGCGTTTGTTCACTTCACGTACCACCATTCCGGCGGGAAACTTGTCGTCTGCGGATTGGAAGGGAGCTCCGAAGGGGGCAAGACGTATCTGAAGACTCCGACCATCCATTCGGTTACCAAAGAATATGGTGGATGGGATCTGGGAGAAAAGGGAATTAAGATGGTATTTGGAAATCATGTCTGTAACGACCTGTGCAGGGGATTCATCACGCCACGACACTTCTCAGATCGCGCGGAGCCTTCCGCCCCGTTCGACCCCGATCTTGTCAATGGCAGCGAGTTTGAAGCATCCCAGACGCCAAGATACGACCAGTTTTCTCCCTACACATTCGGGCAGTATTTCAACTTCCCTTCCCCTCCGCCCTACCAAATGTATCCTGATCTCCGCCTCGCCTGTGCTTTCAACCAAAACGCCACACCCTATCAACCAAAATACCACCATCCAATATCAGCCTGAAAATTCATCCGACACATGTAATCGCCTCATGAA comes from the Haliotis asinina isolate JCU_RB_2024 chromosome 12, JCU_Hal_asi_v2, whole genome shotgun sequence genome and includes:
- the LOC137258413 gene encoding alpha-protein kinase 1-like; this translates as MSCTSRLTDVSCPQGYAMFANTTLSSSPDENGCCYWSSFDLTSFAKGQRLKAYVGLLNGKGPRSGDHTVIKIFRDEAGTEAMCNTEIKKSKTAQWFAVPFSGMICQESPIHFTSLLKACMDDVCLMKNALSSGRKLCKQEWVLIEEKIGKNFQNFVSHSGKANPTTATRILEAFVHFTYHHSGGKLVVCGLEGSSEGGKTYLKTPTIHSVTKEYGGWDLGEKGIKMVFGNHVCNDLCRGFITPRHFSDRAEPSAPFDPDLVNGSEFEASQTPRYDQFSPYTFGQYFNFPSPPPYQMYPDLRLACAFNQNATPYQPKYHHPISA